In Dysidea avara chromosome 3, odDysAvar1.4, whole genome shotgun sequence, a single window of DNA contains:
- the LOC136250344 gene encoding multidrug resistance-associated protein 1-like → MAIEQELSSGLCLSYDIFWPHHRPDYIGVNDTWHDEVDLSQCFQDTAVLYSICVIFWLLAALRFVFLARRPPLSYSWLSVTKMVLCCVVMVTSLCDLVKTVMDWLKDNDNVPNYQLISPIVLLISAALMIAVITSEIRQGIPSSGIQFCFWGALVVYASIKLRSLILVSRDQSEVEDVFRFVTFIINFAVFLVQIVLSTVSDKRSKYQLIGEDSNPSPELSSSFLSYLTWWWLNGMIITGWRRALQNSDLWSLNPNDRSQTLAPKLAENWQKQMNKTRTSYHSNYTQFPEDDSESFVLSPTHALIDDNNFEFETPPATGKQTTSKPSLLLAMCQTYGLSFLAAGFLKMITDLLNFVGPQVLKLLIEYTKDSDEPTWKGYFYAFLLFATAIMQSLVLQHYFHRSFLLGMHLKTAVISLVYNKSLRLSSSARQQSTVGEIVNLMSIDAQRFMDLMSYLHLIWSAPFQIILAIIFLYITMGPSVFAGVAVMILMIPFNAVIASISRRLQIKQMAQKDCRIRIMNEILNGIKVIKLYAWEDHFQKDVGNIRNKELSILKQTAYLNIGESFSWTCAPFMVSLATFGTFVLTSDESLTAERAFVALSLFNILQFPISMLPYLISSIVQASVSLKRLTTFLQNDELDPDNVHNIEETTVGNEDVVVIQDGCFAWDKTGSTILENINLNIKPGQLVAVVGQVGAGKSSLISALLGEMEKIEGHVIVKGHVAYVPQQAWIQNATVQDNILFGKPHNTVLYDSIIDCCALGPDLEILPGRDLAEIGEKGINLSGGQKQRVSMARAVYQEADVYYFDDPLSAVDSHVGKHIFDQVIGPQGLLKGKTRIFVTHGLSYLPQCDVIVTIENGRISEMGAYAELIDNNGAFAEFVRTYASMEVEEDETEAQAYTGSIEDLLEAQVSAENLLEGEPLTVDNAKLNIQSDQPKSLEEDDKKTSQLVQEEKAESGNVKLSVIWEYIKSCTLLMGFLTLIFNIGYNGASVGSNIWLAKWSTDEDNGPGNMTHSTGEYLGIYAVFGVAQTILAICASFCLAMAGIFASRLIHNRLLVNILRLPMSFFDTTPSGRILNRFSKDIYTIDETIPRCLSEFLLTFFEVIDTIVIVSYVTPLFMVVILPLSVLYLLIQRFYVATSRQLKRLESIRRSPIYTHFQETLLGLSSIRAYRHQERFIMESEHIVDENQAAYYPGICSNRWLAIRLELIGNLIILFAALFAVIERNSSGGGFDPGMAGLSISYALKVTQSLNWIVRMTSELEANIVAVERTKEYAEVANEAPAIVYDHRPPHNWPSTGRVQFERYSTRYREGLDLVLKEVTCNIRGGEKVGIVGRTGAGKSSMTLGLFRIIEAAGGSIIIDDHNIATFGLQDLRSRITIIPQDPVLFADTLRANLDPFDKYTDNEVWKCLESAHLKDFVSSLDDQLSHQIAEGGENLSVGQRQLVCLGRALLRKTKVLVLDEATAAVDMETDDLIQRTIRTEFADCTVITIAHRLNTIMDYDRILVLEAGRVVEFGSPKELLENKEKFYEMVKAAGLV, encoded by the exons ATGGCAATTGAACAAGAACTTTCCAGTGGATTGTGTCTGAGTTATGATATTTTCTGG CCACACCATAGACCTGACTACATAGGAGTCAATGATACATGGCATGATGAGGTGGACTTGTCACAGTGTTTTCAGGACACAGCAGTCCTCTACTCCATCTGTGTCATCTTCTGGTTATTAGCTGCTTTGAGGTTTGTGTTTCTTGCAAGACGTCCTCCATTGTCATACAGCTGGCTGAGTGTGACCAAGATG GTGTTATGTTGTGTGGTGATGGTGACATCATTGTGTGATCTGGTGAAGACTGTGATGGACTGGCTTAAGGACAATGATAATGTACCCAATTACCAGTTAATATCTCCCATAGTCCTGTTGATTTCTGCA GCACTAATGATAGCAGTGATAACAAGTGAGATACGTCAAGGTATCCCATCTTCTGGAATCCAGTTCTGTTTCTGGGGAGCACTAGTTGTGTATGCTAGTATTAAACTGCGTAGTCTCATCTTAGTAAGCCGAGATCAG AGTGAAGTGGAAGATGTGTTTCGTTTTGTCACCTTTATCATCAACTTTGCTGTCTTTCTGGTTCAGATTGTACTGAGCACTGTTTCTGACAAACGATCAAAATATCAGCTCATTGGAGAAGACAGT AATCCTAGTCCAGAGTTGTCATCAAGTTTCTTGTCGTACTTGACCTGGTGGTGGTTGAATGG GATGATCATTACTGGATGGCGTAGAGCCCTCCAGAACTCAGACTTGTGGTCACTCAATCCTAATGATAGGTCACAAACGTTGGCTCCAAAATTGGCAGAGAATTGGCAGAAACAAATGAACAAAACAAG AACTAGTTATCATTCTAACTACACACAATTTCCTGAAGATGATTCTGAGTCTTTTGTACTATCTCCTACTCATGCTTTAATAGATGATAATAATTTTGAGTTTGAAACACCACCTGCTACAGGAaaacaaaccacttcaaagccGTCACTGTTACTGGCAATGTGTCAGACATATGGACTGTCGTTTTTGGCAGCTGGATTTCTCAAGATGATCACAGATTTGCTGAATTTTGTCGGGCCACAAGTACTAAA GTTACTGATAGAGTATACTAAGGATTCTGATGAACCGACATGGAAGGGATACTTCTACGCCTTCTTGTTGTTTGCAACTGCCATAATGCAGTCACTGGTGTTGCAGCACTATTTCCATCGTTCCTTTTTGCTCGGTATGCACTTGAAGACCGCTGTCATTTCTCTTGTTTATAACAAG TCTCTCCGACTTAGCAGCAGTGCCCGACAGCAGAGTACAGTTGGAGAGATAGTCAACTTGATGTCCATTGATGCTCAACGTTTCATGGACCTGATGTCCTACCTTCACCTCATCTGGTCAGCTCCATTTCAGATCATACTGGCTATCATCTTCCTCTACATCACAATGGGACCATCTGTGTTTGCTGGTGTGGCAGTGATGATATTGATGATACCATTCAATGCTGTTATAGCATCTATTAGTAGAAGATTACAG ATCAAGCAGATGGCACAGAAAGATTGTCGTATTCGTATAATGAATGAAATACTGAATGGTATTAAAGTGATCAAATTGTATGCATGGGAGGACCACTTTCAGAAGGATGTAGGGAACATACGAAACAAAGAGTTGTCAATCTTAAAACAAACTGCATATTTAAACATTGGAGAATCATTTAGTTGGACATGTGCACCATTCATG GTATCGTTAGCAACTTTTGGAACTTTTGTGCTTACTAGTGATGAAAGTCTGACAGCTGAAAGAGCTTTTGTTGCACTGTCGCTGTTCAATATTCTGCAATTCCCAATCTCAATGCTGCCGTATCTGATCTCCAGTATTGTACAGGCCAGTGTGTCACTGAAGAGATTGACCACCTTCTTACAGAATGATGAACTTGATCCTGATAATGTGCACAACATTGAGGAAACAACTGTTG GTAATGAGGATGTTGTAGTCATACAAGATGGATGTTTTGCATGGGATAAAACTGGAAGCACTATTTTAGAAAA TATCAATCTGAACATCAAACCTGGTCAGTTAGTGGCAGTAGTGGGTCAAGTGGGAGCTGGAAAGTCATCACTTATATCAGCTCTCCTTGGAGAAATGGAGAAGATTGAAGGCCATGTCATAGTCAAG GGACATGTGGCTTATGTCCCACAACAAGCATGGATACAGAATGCAACAGTACAGGATAATATTTTGTTTGGGAAGCCACacaatacagtactgtatgactcaATCATTGATTGTTGTGCTCTTGGACCTGACCTGGAGATCTTACCAGGAAGAGATCTGGCAGAAATTGGAGAAAAG GGTATTAATCTTAGTGGAGGTCAAAAGCAGAGAGTGAGCATGGCCAGAGCAGTTTATCAAGAAGCTGATGTTTACTATTTTGATGATCCTTTATCAGCTGTTGACTCTCATGTTGGAAAACACATCTTTGACCAAGTGATTGGACCACAGGGTCTGCTGAAGGGAAAG ACGAGAATATTTGTCACTCATGGGTTGTCATACCTACCACAATGTGATGTAATTGTTACCATAGAGAATGGTAGGATCAGTGAGATGGGTGCCTATGCTGAACTGATTGACAACAATGGAGCTTTTGCTGAGTTTGTGCGTACCTATGCCTCAATGGAAGTGGAAGAGGATGAAACAG AAGCACAAGCGTACACAGGAAGCATCGAGGATTTACTAGAAGCACAAGTATCAGCAGAAAATTT ACTTGAAGGGGAACCCTTGACAGTCGATAATGCAAAACTGAACATTCAGTCTGATCAGCCAAAGTCTTTGGAGGAAGATGACAAGAAGACTTCCCAACTTGTTCAAGAAGAAAAGGCTGAGAGTGGAAAT GTTAAACTATCAGTGATATGGGAGTATATCAAGTCATGTACTTTATTAATGGGATTCCTTACACTAATCTTCAATATTGGCTATAATGGTGCTTCAGTGGGATCCAACATTTGGCTGGCTAAATGGAGCACTGATGAAGACAATGGACCTGGAAACATGACCCATTCCAC TGGCGAATATCTAGGAATATATGCTGTATTTGGAGTAGCTCAAACCATCCTTGCAATTTGTGCTTCATTCTGTCTTGCAATGGCTGGCATCTTTGCTTCAAGACTGATCCACAATCGACTATTGGTGAACATCCTACGACTACCAATGTCATTCTTTGATACTACACCATCTGGTAGAATTTTGAATAGATTCTCAAAAGACATTTACACAATTGATGAGACAATACCACGCTGTTTATCAGAATTTCTTCTAACTTTCTTTGAAGTTATAGACACCATAGTCATAGTCAGCTATGTAACTCCACTATTCATGGTTGTCATCCTACCTTTATCAGTTCTTTATTTATTAATTCAG CGGTTTTATGTGGCCACTTCACGTCAGCTAAAAAGACTGGAGTCCATCCGCAGGTCACCAATCTATACACACTTCCAAGAGACTCTTCTTGGCTTGTCTAGTATTAGAGCATATCGACATCAAGAGAGGTTTATTATGGAGAGTGAGCACATAGTGGATGAAAATCAAGCAGCGTACTACCCTGGAATCTGTTCCAACAG GTGGTTGGCCATTCGGTTGGAATTGATAGGCAACTTGATAATTTTATTTGCTGCATTATTTGCTGTGATAGAGCGTAACTCTAGTGGTGGTGGTTTTGATCCTGGCATGGCTGGTCTCTCCATTTCCTATGCCTTAAAG GTAACCCAATCATTGAATTGGATTGTCCGAATGACCAGTGAACTAGAGGCCAACATAGTAGCTGTAGAGAGGACTAAGGAATATGCTGAAGTGGCTAATGAG GCACCAGCCATTGTTTATGATCATCGTCCACCTCATAATTGGCCAAGTACAGGCAGGGTCCAGTTTGAACGATACTCCACTAGGTATAGAGAGGGACTTGATCTGGTGCTTAAGGAGGTTACCTGTAACATCAGAGGTGGAGAAAAG GTTGGCATTGTTGGCAGAACAGGAGCTGGCAAGTCTTCAATGACATTGGGACTGTTCCGGATCATTGAGGCAGCTGGGGGCTCCATCATAATTGACGATCACAACATTGCTACATTTGGGTTACAAGACCTTCGATCACGCATCACTATCATTCCACAGGACCCTGTGCTATTTGCTGACACATTACGGGCCAATTTGGACCCTTTTGACAAGTACACAGATAATGAAGTGTGGAAATGTCTTGAGAGTGCACACTTGAAAGACTTTGTGTCATCATTGGATGATCAGTTAAGTCATCAGATTGCTGAAGGAGGAGAGAACTTGAG TGTTGGACAACGTCAGTTAGTGTGTCTGGGTCGAGCCCTGCTACGCAAGACCAAGGTACTGGTCCTGGATGAGGCCACAGCTGCTGTGGATATGGAAACTGATGATCTAATCCAGCGTACAATCAGGACAGAGTTTGCTGATTGTACAGTAATCACCATAGCCCATCGCCTCAATACCATCATGGATTATGACAG AATTCTTGTTCTTGAGGCAGGAAGGGTAGTTGAGTTTGGTAGTCCTAAAGAACTCTTGGAGAATAAAGAAAAATTCTATGAAATGGTTAAAGCTGCTGGACTTGTTTAG